Proteins co-encoded in one Plasmodium coatneyi strain Hackeri chromosome 7, complete sequence genomic window:
- a CDS encoding SICA antigen, with protein sequence MKASGLGSTGTWNPGSSGTGSTGITSDQTENPGSSGTGSTGTWNPGSSGPSGPPGKDGQDKGGGTVDQSGGAGGGAPHAKGPGSASPERSTSQGPDQSDPGQQGQQPQAQTTEVVAAAKPQKTVLKVKEVNFVDSSVPYLPLAPILIGLSSMTYLLWKYFALPGKRKRYRSVPQVSSPPSLEEEQLLDRVDDQDDGPHEYTLVKEHKQPRSAPKEGRMKRPKKQGVDSPAGRRAVGRRTIIDIHLEVLDECRKGDLHLTKEGFLKIIVEEFMGPQIIKQENVPKERVLSSDSGFGFGVPEEQVPSSNSGFREEDFVPKEDVPKEQVPSSGFLD encoded by the exons atgaa AGCATCTGGTTTAGGTTCTACAGGAACATGGAACCCTGGTTCCTCCGGTACGGGTTCTACAGGTATAACAAGTGATCAAACTGAAAATCCAGGTTCAtctggtaccggttccacaggaacttggaacccaggttcttctggtccCAGTGGTCCCCCTGGGAAAGATGGTCAAGATAAAGGTGGTGGAACAGTTGACCAAAGTGGTGGAGCAGGTGGGGGGGCTCCACATGCAAAGGGTCCAGGTAGTGCTTCCCCTGAAAGATCCACCAGTCAGGGTCCTGATCAAAGTGACCCTGGTCAACAGGGACAACAACCACAAGCACAAACAACAGAAGTGGTTGCAGCTGCTAAACCACAAAAGACGGTGCTCAAAGTTAAGGAAGTTAACTTCGTGGATTCTTCCgttccttaccttcctttggctCCTATTTTAATTGGTCTTTCTTCTATGAcctatctcctttggaag tattttgcCCTACCTGGCAAAAGAAAACGTTATAGAAGTGTTCCTCAAGTGTCTAGTCCTCCTTCtttagaagaagaacaactccttgatcgtgtggacgaccaggatgatggtccacatgaatataccttagtaaaggaacacaaacaaccaagatctgcacccaaggaaggaagaatgaagagACCAAAAAAGCAAGGTGTTGATAGCCCTGCTGGTCGTCGTGCTGTCGGTCGCcgcaccattattgatattcatttagaagtcttagacgaatgtcgaAAGGGGGACCTGCATTTGACGAAGGAAGGCTTCCTTAAAATAATTGtagaagaatttatgggaccccaaattataaaacaagaaaatgttcctaaggaacggGTTctaagttcagattccgggtttggGTTTggtgttcctgaggaacaggttccaagttcaaattctgggtttagggaggaagactttgttcctaaggaagatgttcctaaggagcaggttccaagttcagggTTTCTGGATTAG
- a CDS encoding SICA antigen, giving the protein MAPSIRDFIKFHLGILQRHKDEDAGEQLWKNLKRMLDALPGYMNYVDPTVQTLCEKDFMKGQLGDSHNWDEALCKSLVKIFLWMNGRNQHLRKQKKGGEGGTEIDDMELMFRCIAGNAAIWAMFGDHCQLNSMIDYATEAVSGVLQAFDGDGTVRKCGDHTFKEQKVGTQLLGDKVKDWVKSNWYNIQDYWNVSREQRDLCKEGKNSSHGRNEEGADDIILQTVTGYTGKEMQEVKEIIEKEEFVDKKSVNEIVEKIEKDELVDDVSIERKVEEKVEERKAAVAAAAKSNDPCELVKIVTDKWFTNRDHKESDKKWSTIQKNVEGQWRSLLEKITVDDGHNDQYCNDAARTGNTLNGAEKKACQYITKGLRHISEIKEEEGDQKNKADNQKFKQTMACVALNVFAKKLKEQNLTCSVSAGIDHAFNKSSELKTACTGSGCMECKLGDYSKCSIRDQELGPKLNEMLQQNDDKIQKTLTTIRNATTLCQRANCAATNWFNDRNGNEKQTWCTFWDVDAKSRLKELSEGITKEKEDSNISSLCGNTDGRNTIITDTEKKACGFIIAGLKYLYSIMENNDEKNRVKARNNRLTEQTMGCLFLNAFADKLIQELKRPCYITEKDIEDMFAKGNKKIDDWCKHKVNGKGDCFVCTRDPNYKNCTLNVNEDLFNENESGNCEIGKDSNGANIGDKVEKVFEEGEKDIKKGPKIKEALTALADINKNNVSLCNRVKCIYYRWGENRKDSGNYPDGEKFWNPDVETRLKNLSEAITKKNGIDASLCKNIQDGKSGPTSEEGKKACELIVKGLKHIYEIKKGTDGEQQKIEDDLIFHRTFSCIFLNIYADLLIEKNKNCITEPTIKNAFEIGNKKMSEWCTDNVNGDCVKCERESGYKDCRIKEGDSGTIGDRMEEMLDPQKNKDPKKQEIKQAMEAINKICPDPPVAVKPSTAAKPVAAKPAAIKLEVKDNCTIEGLEDDEEGMV; this is encoded by the exons ATGGCACCAAGTATAAGGGATTTTATCAAGTTCCATTTAGGAATATTACAGAGACATAAGGATGAAGATGCTGGT GAACAATTATGGAAAAACCTAAAGAGAATGTTAGATGCACTCCCTGGGTATATGAATTATGTGGATCCTACAGTACAGACGCTGTGTGAGAAAGATTTCATGAAAGGCCAATTGGGGGATAGTCATAATTGGGACGAAGCGCTATGCAAGTCCCTAGTGAAAATATTCCTCTGGATGAATGGTCGGAATCAGCATTTGCGTaagcagaagaaggggggagaagGAGGCACGGAAATAGATGATATGGAGCTCATGTTCCGATGTATTGCTGGGAATGCGGCCATATGGGCCATGTTTGGAGATCATTGTCAACTGAACAGTATGATAGATTATGCAACGGAGGCAGTTAGTGGAGTGTTGCAAGCATTTGATGGTGATGGAACTGTGAGGAAATGTGGGGACCACACTTTTAAGGAACAGAAAGTAGGGACACAATTACTAGGTGATAAAGTAAAGGATTGGGTAAAGTCAAACTGGTATAATATACAGGACTATTGGAACGTTTCGAGAGAGCAGAGGGATTTatgcaaggaaggaaagaatagtTCGCATGGCAGAAATGAGGAAGGCGCTGATGATATCATTCTCCAGACTGTTACAGGATACACTGGGAAAGAAATgcaggaagtgaaggaaataattgaaaaggaagaattcgTAGATAAGAAGAGTGTGAATGAAatagtggaaaaaatagagaaggaCGAGTTAGTTGATGATGTAAGTATAGAGAGGAAGGTAGAAGAGAAGGTCGAAGAAAGGAAGGCAGCTGTTGCAGCTGCTGCAAAGAGTAATGATCCCTGCGAACTTGTAAAGATTGTAACAGATAAATGGTTCACAAATAGGGATCATAAGGAAAGtgataaaaaatgg AGCACAATTCAGAAGAATGTCGAAGGTCAATGGAGAAGCCTCCTTGAGAAAATAACTGTGGATGATGGACATAATGACCAATATTGTAATGACGCTGCAAGGACAGGTAATACATTGAATGGAGCAGAGAAGAAAGCATGTCAATACATTACTAAAGGTTTAAGGCACATTTCtgaaattaaagaagaagagggagaTCAGAAGAACAAAGCTGATAaccaaaaatttaaacaaaccATGGCATGTGTTGCATTAAATGTGTTCGCAAAGAAGTTAAAAGAGCAGAATCTTACCTGTTCAGTAAGTGCAGGTATAGATCATGCCTTCAATAAAAGTAGTGAACTTAAAACTGCATGTACAGGTAGTGGTTGCATGGAGTGTAAACTGGGGGACTACTCAAAATGCAGCATAAGAGATCAGGAGTTAGGACCTAAATTGAATGAAATGCTCCAACAGAACGATGacaaaatacaaaaaactcTCACTACCATAAGAAATGCAACTACCTTATGTCAACGAGCAAATTGCGCAGCGACCAATTGGTTTAATGATAGAAATGGAAATGAAAAGCAAACCTGG TGTACATTCTGGGATGTTGATGCCAAAAGTAGACTGAAGGAGCTGTCTGAAGGAATaacgaaagagaaagaagattCAAACATTAGTTCACTGTGTGGGAACACTGATGGAAGAAATACTATAATAACGgacacagaaaagaaggctTGTGGGTTCATTATTGCTGGGTTAAAATACCTTTATAGTATTATGGAGAATAATGACGAGAAGAACAGGGTGAAAGCAAGGAATAATAGACTAACAGAGCAAACCATGGGCTGTCTATTCCTCAACGCATTCGCAGACAAATTAATACAGGAGCTTAAACGCCCCTGTTACATTACAGAAAAAGATATAGAAGATATGTTTGCTAAAGGAAATAAGAAGATTGATGATTGGTGTAAGCATAAGGTGAATGGTAAGGGTGATTGTTTTGTATGTACAAGAGACCCAAACTATAAAAATTGCACATTAAACGTGAATGAAGACCTGTTCAATGAAAATGAAAGTGGAAATTGCGAAATAGGAAAAGACAGTAACGGAGCCAATATAGGAGACAAAGTGGAGAAAGTGTtcgaggaaggggaaaaagacataaaaaaggggccgaaaataaaggaagctCTGACTGCTCTAGCTGATATAAATAAGAACAATGTCTCCTTATGTAATCGtgtaaaatgtatatactATAGGTGGGgagaaaacagaaaagaCAGCGGAAATTATCCAGACGGG gaaaaattttggaaTCCCGACGTCGAGACTAGACTGAAGAACTTGTCTGAAGCTATAACTAAGAAGAATGGAATCGACGCAAgtttatgtaaaaatattcaagATGGGAAAAGTGGCCCAACttcagaagaaggaaaaaaggctTGTGAACTCATTGTTAAGGGTTTAAAACATatttatgaaattaaaaagggaacagaCGGAGAGCAACAGAAGATTGAGGACGACCTCATATTCCACCGAACTTTCTCTTGTATCTTcttgaatatatatgcagatCTACTGATcgagaaaaataagaattgtATTACTGAACCAACTATAAAGAATGCATTTGAAAtcggaaataaaaagatgaGTGAATGGTGTACGGATAATGTTAATGGTGATTGTGTTAAATGTGAGAGGGAGAGCGGCTATAAAGATTGcagaataaaggaaggagacaGTGGTACAATAGGGGACAGAATGGAAGAGATGCTGGACCCACAGAAGAACAAGGATCCAAAGAAACAGGAAATAAAGCAAGCTATGGAAgcaataaataaaatatgtccTGACCCACCTGTGGCAGTCAAACCATCCACCGCAGCAAAACCTGTTGCTGCCAAACCAGCCGCCATTAAACTGGAAGTTAAGGATAATTGCACCATAGAGGGGTTGGAAGATGACGAGGAAGGTATGGTCTGA